Proteins encoded within one genomic window of Streptomyces sp. NBC_00523:
- a CDS encoding rod shape-determining protein: protein MTVSLEQLRRCHVAVDLGAARTRVYVKGPGLVVDEPSVAAVNTRTGSLIAVGALAEQMTGRTPDYIRVARPVSGGTVVDIEMAQRMLRHLLGEKLRRQLRRKPWLRAAACTPHDSDPLARRASVETLVGLGARRVELVDTLIAAAVGCGLPVEQPTATMIMVCGAATTQIAVLSLGSIVTAVRLPVGGDAIDHAVIQHLRQHHELMLPSQSVRPLQLALHGNGLTTQGPSVTEIHGRDVATGLARSVQVDTAAIRQAIHRPLTAVLDGVGKVLRDCPPDLVADLADCGITMVGGSALLPGLDQMLRDATGVPVHIAERPDTCSILGLGAMMEGEISPLVLDPLAS, encoded by the coding sequence GTGACCGTCAGCCTTGAGCAGTTGCGCCGTTGCCATGTCGCCGTCGACCTGGGGGCCGCCCGCACCCGGGTGTACGTCAAGGGGCCCGGCCTCGTCGTGGACGAGCCGAGTGTCGCCGCCGTCAACACCCGTACCGGCTCACTGATCGCCGTGGGCGCGCTCGCCGAGCAGATGACGGGCCGCACCCCGGACTACATCCGGGTGGCCCGGCCCGTGTCCGGCGGGACCGTCGTGGACATCGAGATGGCCCAGCGCATGCTGCGCCACCTGCTCGGCGAGAAGCTCCGGCGCCAGCTGCGCCGCAAGCCCTGGCTGCGCGCCGCCGCCTGCACCCCGCACGACAGCGACCCGCTGGCACGCCGGGCCTCCGTGGAGACCCTGGTCGGCCTCGGCGCCCGCCGGGTGGAGCTCGTCGACACCCTGATCGCGGCGGCCGTCGGCTGCGGGCTGCCGGTCGAGCAGCCGACCGCGACCATGATCATGGTGTGCGGCGCCGCGACGACGCAGATCGCGGTGCTCTCGCTCGGCTCGATCGTGACGGCGGTCCGCCTCCCGGTCGGCGGCGACGCCATCGACCACGCGGTCATCCAGCACCTGCGCCAGCACCACGAACTGATGCTGCCGAGCCAGTCCGTGCGCCCCCTCCAGCTCGCCCTGCACGGCAACGGGCTGACCACGCAGGGCCCCTCGGTCACCGAGATCCACGGCCGCGACGTCGCCACCGGCCTCGCCCGGTCCGTCCAGGTCGACACCGCCGCGATCCGGCAGGCGATCCACCGCCCGCTCACCGCCGTCCTGGACGGCGTCGGCAAGGTGCTGCGGGACTGCCCGCCCGACCTGGTCGCCGACCTCGCCGACTGCGGGATCACGATGGTCGGCGGGAGCGCCCTGCTGCCCGGCCTCGACCAGATGCTGCGCGACGCGACCGGCGTGCCGGTGCACATCGCGGAGCGGCCCGACACCTGCTCGATCCTCGGTCTGGGCGCCATGATGGAGGGCGAGATCAGCCCCCTGGTGCTCGACCCGCTGGCGAGCTGA
- a CDS encoding organic hydroperoxide resistance protein, with the protein MTIQDIAVAYTAVATAENGRDGRVASDDGKLDVVVNPPKEMGGSGAGTNPEQLFAAGYSACFQGALGVVARQEKADISGSTVTAAVSIGKTEAGGFGLEVAITATIPNVDKATAQALIEKAHQVCPYSNATRGNIKVELAVA; encoded by the coding sequence ATGACCATTCAGGACATCGCCGTCGCGTACACCGCCGTCGCCACCGCCGAGAACGGCCGTGACGGCCGCGTGGCCTCGGACGACGGCAAGCTCGACGTCGTCGTCAACCCGCCGAAGGAGATGGGCGGCAGCGGCGCCGGCACCAACCCGGAGCAGCTCTTCGCCGCCGGTTACAGCGCGTGCTTCCAGGGCGCGCTGGGCGTCGTGGCCCGCCAGGAGAAGGCCGACATCTCCGGCTCCACGGTGACCGCGGCGGTCTCCATCGGCAAGACCGAGGCCGGCGGCTTCGGCCTGGAGGTCGCCATCACCGCGACCATCCCGAACGTCGACAAGGCGACCGCGCAGGCGCTCATCGAGAAGGCCCACCAGGTCTGCCCGTACTCGAACGCCACGCGCGGCAACATCAAGGTGGAGCTCGCGGTCGCCTGA
- a CDS encoding nitrate/nitrite transporter, which translates to MDTAAKQSPVPVDAPGPAAYRNLIMATIGFTLTFWAWNLIAPMSGDYKDRLGLSSFQQSLLVAVPVLVGSLGRIPVGALTDKFGARLLFPLTSALTILPVLLLIPAKNSYGAMLAVGFLLGIGGTTFAIGIPLVNSWFPPAKRGLALGVFGMGMGGVALSGYFTPRIAKHGDNLPFLVVAGALVVYAALAGLLINDHPGRKVPTDSLAHRLGSAGRLRVTWELSALYAIGFGGIVAFGVYLPTYLKTWYELTPTDAGTKAAGFALVTVIFRPIGGWLSDRIHPALVTSVALGVAALMAIVQAFDPRLDPTGTIALLVMAAGLGTASGSVFALVSQVTPQAKVGSVTGIVGAMGGLGGFVPPLVMGAIYSAKDSYSIGFMLLSDLALAGCVYAYGRMRNVQRDG; encoded by the coding sequence GTGGACACAGCCGCGAAGCAGTCACCCGTACCCGTGGACGCGCCGGGCCCGGCCGCGTACCGGAATCTGATCATGGCCACGATCGGCTTCACGCTCACCTTCTGGGCGTGGAACCTGATCGCGCCGATGTCGGGGGACTACAAGGACCGCCTCGGCCTGAGCTCGTTCCAGCAGTCGCTGCTGGTGGCGGTGCCCGTGCTGGTCGGCTCGCTGGGCCGGATCCCGGTGGGCGCGCTGACCGACAAGTTCGGGGCGCGGCTCCTGTTCCCGCTGACCTCGGCGCTGACCATCCTGCCGGTGCTGCTGCTGATCCCGGCGAAGAACTCGTACGGCGCCATGCTCGCCGTGGGGTTCCTGCTGGGGATCGGCGGCACGACGTTCGCGATCGGCATTCCGCTGGTCAACTCGTGGTTCCCGCCCGCCAAACGCGGTCTCGCGCTCGGCGTCTTCGGCATGGGCATGGGCGGCGTCGCGCTGTCCGGCTACTTCACACCGCGCATCGCCAAGCACGGCGACAACCTGCCGTTCCTCGTGGTCGCCGGCGCCCTCGTGGTGTACGCGGCGCTCGCCGGGCTGCTCATCAACGACCACCCGGGCCGCAAGGTCCCTACGGACTCGCTGGCGCACCGGCTGGGCTCGGCGGGCCGGCTGCGGGTCACCTGGGAGCTGTCCGCGCTGTACGCGATCGGCTTCGGCGGCATCGTGGCGTTCGGCGTGTACCTGCCGACGTACCTCAAGACGTGGTACGAGCTGACGCCGACCGACGCGGGCACGAAGGCGGCCGGGTTCGCCCTGGTCACGGTCATCTTCCGGCCGATCGGCGGCTGGCTCTCGGACCGGATCCACCCGGCGCTGGTCACCTCCGTGGCGCTCGGGGTGGCCGCCCTGATGGCGATCGTCCAGGCGTTCGACCCTCGGCTCGACCCGACCGGCACGATCGCGCTGCTGGTCATGGCGGCGGGTCTGGGCACGGCGAGCGGCAGTGTCTTCGCGCTGGTCTCGCAGGTCACCCCGCAGGCGAAGGTGGGCAGCGTGACCGGCATCGTCGGCGCGATGGGCGGGCTCGGCGGGTTCGTGCCGCCGCTGGTGATGGGCGCGATCTACAGCGCGAAGGACTCGTACTCGATCGGCTTCATGCTCCTGTCCGATCTGGCGCTGGCGGGCTGTGTGTACGCGTACGGGCGCATGCGGAACGTGCAGCGGGACGGGTGA
- a CDS encoding GAF domain-containing sensor histidine kinase: protein MTDRGLPRSPLLPRLLEAVLSVGSDLELRATLQQIIDTATALTDARYGALGVLDPARGTIRELYVCGMTEAEQAAIGDFPDGHTGLLGALVDAPGPLRSDDLPADPRATGIPPGHPPMRSFLGAPIRVHHEVFGNIYLAEKHTGHFTETDSGLLKVLSAQAGIAIGNARLYESARQRERWIEGAAAVTNTLLTGANPADALTTVAERARLLSDASAGVILQPTDAGGMEIVVASTHEDPAGLVGTAIAPGSPVLEQLLGGEPVFIEDSATDPRMTTPVRSRFGPSMMLPLQSGGRLIGTLALPRRRGARPYTGVDRLLAAQFASQAALALVLADSQQDRERLAVYEDRDRIARDLHDLVVQRLFATEMMLESTRRRAGAGETGELLGTAVDELDSTIQEVRTAIFALQQPPAEAPTTFRGQVLRETGGAAAVLGFQPSVRFAGTVDALVAEPVAGRLLAALRGALAAAHRRAGVSAIEVEVDATATLPDGRGAVRLTVADDGHEPDGARAETVTWEAPL, encoded by the coding sequence ATGACGGACCGAGGCCTGCCCAGGTCGCCGCTGCTGCCCCGGCTCCTCGAAGCCGTGCTGAGCGTCGGCTCGGACCTCGAACTCCGGGCGACGCTCCAGCAGATCATCGACACCGCGACCGCCCTGACCGACGCCCGGTACGGGGCGCTGGGCGTACTGGACCCCGCGCGCGGCACCATCCGCGAGCTATACGTGTGCGGGATGACCGAGGCCGAGCAGGCGGCGATCGGTGACTTCCCGGACGGGCACACGGGCCTGCTCGGCGCGCTCGTGGACGCGCCGGGCCCGCTGCGCTCCGACGACCTGCCGGCCGATCCGCGCGCCACCGGCATCCCGCCCGGGCATCCCCCGATGCGCTCGTTCCTCGGCGCCCCGATCCGGGTCCACCACGAGGTCTTCGGCAACATCTATCTCGCCGAGAAGCACACCGGGCACTTCACGGAGACCGACTCGGGACTGCTGAAGGTCCTCTCCGCGCAGGCGGGCATCGCGATCGGCAACGCCCGGCTGTACGAGAGCGCCCGTCAGCGGGAACGCTGGATCGAGGGCGCGGCGGCCGTCACCAACACCCTGCTCACCGGAGCGAACCCGGCCGACGCGCTGACGACGGTGGCGGAGCGGGCGCGGCTGCTCAGCGACGCCTCGGCCGGGGTGATCCTCCAGCCCACCGACGCGGGCGGGATGGAGATCGTGGTCGCCTCGACGCACGAGGACCCGGCCGGTCTCGTGGGCACGGCGATCGCCCCCGGCTCCCCCGTCCTGGAGCAGCTGCTCGGGGGCGAGCCCGTGTTCATCGAGGACTCGGCGACCGATCCCCGGATGACGACGCCGGTACGGTCGCGGTTCGGGCCGAGCATGATGCTGCCGCTGCAGAGCGGGGGCCGGCTCATCGGGACGCTCGCCCTGCCCCGGCGGCGCGGAGCCCGCCCGTACACCGGCGTGGACCGGCTGCTGGCCGCCCAGTTCGCCTCGCAGGCCGCGCTGGCGCTGGTGCTGGCGGACTCGCAGCAGGACCGGGAGCGGCTGGCGGTGTACGAGGACCGCGACCGGATCGCGCGGGACCTGCACGATCTGGTCGTCCAGCGGCTGTTCGCCACCGAGATGATGCTGGAGTCGACGCGCCGCAGGGCCGGTGCCGGGGAGACGGGCGAGCTGCTCGGGACGGCCGTGGACGAGCTGGACTCCACGATCCAGGAGGTGCGGACGGCCATCTTCGCGCTCCAGCAGCCGCCCGCCGAGGCCCCCACCACCTTCCGGGGCCAGGTGCTCCGGGAGACCGGGGGCGCGGCGGCGGTGCTCGGCTTCCAGCCGTCGGTGCGGTTCGCCGGGACGGTCGACGCGCTGGTGGCGGAGCCGGTCGCCGGGCGGCTGCTCGCGGCGCTGCGGGGCGCGCTGGCGGCGGCGCACCGGCGGGCCGGGGTCTCGGCGATCGAGGTGGAGGTGGACGCGACGGCCACCCTGCCGGACGGGCGGGGCGCGGTCCGCCTCACGGTGGCGGACGACGGGCACGAGCCGGACGGTGCGCGGGCGGAGACGGTGACCTGGGAGGCGCCGCTGTGA
- a CDS encoding aldose epimerase family protein, with protein sequence MQTGSGTVIGTEHFGTLADGTAVHRWTLERGGTRVRVLTYGGIVQSAEVPDRDGVRDGIALGLPDLASYQEYAGPYFGALVGRYANRIGGASFELDGRTHHLTRNEGRNHLHGGACGFGKRVWDARAVPDGVELSLVSPDGEEGFPGRVELKAAYTLDEDGALRIAYRAVTDAPTVLNLTNHTYWNLAGADSGSALGQRLRIAAGAVTPVDAESLPTGEILPVEGTRFDFREPRPVSKEYDHNFVLDGTAPAAELYDEGSGRVLTVTTTEPGLQLYTADHFDGRPFGPRAGIALETQHFPDSPNRPEFPSTVLRPGEEFTSTTVYGFSVR encoded by the coding sequence ATGCAGACGGGTTCGGGCACGGTGATCGGTACGGAGCACTTCGGCACCCTGGCGGACGGCACCGCGGTGCACCGCTGGACGCTGGAGCGGGGCGGCACGCGGGTGCGCGTCCTGACGTACGGCGGGATCGTGCAGTCGGCCGAGGTGCCGGACCGGGACGGCGTACGGGACGGGATCGCGCTCGGGCTGCCGGACCTGGCCTCGTACCAGGAGTACGCCGGGCCGTACTTCGGCGCGCTCGTCGGCCGGTACGCGAACCGGATCGGCGGGGCGTCCTTCGAGCTGGACGGCCGTACGCACCACCTCACGCGCAACGAGGGCCGCAATCATCTGCACGGCGGGGCGTGCGGCTTCGGCAAGCGGGTGTGGGACGCGCGGGCGGTCCCGGACGGGGTGGAGCTGTCCCTCGTCTCGCCGGACGGCGAGGAGGGCTTCCCGGGCCGCGTCGAGCTGAAGGCGGCGTACACGCTGGACGAGGACGGGGCGCTGCGCATCGCGTACCGGGCGGTGACGGACGCGCCGACCGTGCTGAACCTGACGAACCACACCTACTGGAACCTCGCGGGCGCCGACAGCGGCAGCGCCCTCGGTCAGCGGCTGCGGATCGCGGCCGGGGCGGTCACCCCGGTGGACGCGGAGTCGCTGCCGACCGGTGAGATCCTGCCGGTGGAGGGCACGCGCTTCGACTTCCGCGAGCCCCGGCCGGTGTCCAAGGAGTACGACCACAACTTCGTGCTCGACGGCACGGCCCCGGCGGCGGAGCTGTACGACGAGGGGTCCGGGCGCGTGCTGACGGTGACGACGACGGAGCCCGGGCTCCAGCTGTACACGGCGGACCACTTCGACGGGCGGCCGTTCGGCCCGCGCGCCGGGATCGCCCTGGAGACCCAGCACTTCCCGGACTCGCCGAACCGCCCGGAGTTCCCGAGCACGGTGCTGCGGCCGGGCGAGGAGTTCACGTCCACGACGGTGTACGGGTTCTCGGTGCGCTGA
- a CDS encoding NADP-dependent oxidoreductase, giving the protein MSAALPASGREWHLTARPHGWPKAEDFALREAPVAAPAEGRVLVRNLHFSVDPYMRGRMNDVKSYTPPFKLDHPMDGGAVGEVVASNAEGFQVGDHVLHGLGWREYASVPAQHAVKVDGSLAPLSAYLGVLGMPGLTAYAGLFDVASFKEGDAVFVSGAAGAVGSQVGQMAKIKGASRVIGSAGSDEKVKLLTEEYGFDAAFNYKNGPVKEQLAAAAPDGIDVYFDNVGGEHLEAALSSFNVHGRATICGMIAQYNATEPTPAPRNLALVIGKRLRLQGMLVGDHADLQQQFVQDVAGWLASGELKYRETVVEGIENGVDAFLGLLRGENTGKMIVSLG; this is encoded by the coding sequence ATGTCTGCAGCTCTTCCCGCGTCCGGCCGCGAATGGCACCTCACGGCCCGCCCGCACGGCTGGCCGAAGGCCGAGGACTTCGCGCTGCGTGAGGCCCCGGTCGCCGCCCCCGCCGAGGGCCGGGTCCTCGTGCGCAACCTGCACTTCTCCGTCGACCCGTACATGCGCGGCCGGATGAACGACGTGAAGTCGTACACCCCGCCGTTCAAGCTCGACCACCCCATGGACGGCGGCGCCGTCGGCGAGGTCGTCGCCTCGAACGCCGAGGGCTTCCAGGTCGGCGACCACGTCCTGCACGGCCTCGGCTGGCGCGAGTACGCGAGCGTCCCGGCCCAGCACGCCGTGAAGGTCGACGGCTCGCTCGCCCCGCTCTCCGCCTATCTCGGCGTGCTCGGCATGCCCGGGCTCACCGCCTACGCCGGCCTGTTCGACGTGGCGTCCTTCAAGGAGGGCGACGCGGTCTTCGTCTCCGGCGCGGCCGGTGCGGTCGGCAGCCAGGTCGGCCAGATGGCGAAGATCAAGGGCGCGTCCCGGGTCATCGGCTCCGCCGGCTCCGACGAGAAGGTCAAGCTCCTCACCGAGGAGTACGGCTTCGACGCCGCGTTCAACTACAAGAACGGCCCGGTCAAGGAGCAGCTCGCGGCGGCCGCCCCCGACGGCATCGACGTCTACTTCGACAACGTCGGCGGCGAGCACCTGGAGGCCGCGCTCTCCTCGTTCAACGTGCACGGCCGCGCCACCATCTGCGGCATGATCGCCCAGTACAACGCCACCGAGCCCACCCCCGCCCCGCGCAACCTCGCGCTGGTCATCGGCAAGCGGCTGCGCCTCCAGGGCATGCTGGTCGGCGACCACGCCGACCTCCAGCAGCAGTTCGTCCAGGACGTGGCCGGCTGGCTGGCCTCGGGCGAGCTGAAGTACCGCGAGACAGTCGTCGAGGGCATCGAGAACGGCGTCGACGCCTTCCTCGGTCTGCTCCGCGGCGAGAACACCGGGAAGATGATCGTCTCCCTCGGCTGA
- a CDS encoding EI24 domain-containing protein, translated as MRDLGAGLGFLIKGQRWVLGHGKWFGIGLLPGLITLVLYAGALVGLGYGADDLVAWSTPFADDWSSPWLGLLRNTLTVLVFVLGLFLAVITFTAVTLLVGQPFYESLSEEVERTEGGTVPESGLPLWRELWISARDSVRILVRVGLYAILLFALGFVPVAGQTVVPVLGFCVTGYFLAEELTAVALQRRGMVLKDRLALLRGHRLRTLGFGVPLGLAFMLPFVAVFLMPGAVAGATLLARSLVDDEDTDEDPDGAGKGETAAEG; from the coding sequence ATGCGTGATCTCGGGGCGGGGCTCGGTTTTCTGATCAAGGGCCAGCGCTGGGTCCTCGGCCACGGCAAGTGGTTCGGCATAGGACTGCTGCCCGGTCTGATCACCCTCGTGCTGTACGCGGGCGCCCTCGTCGGCCTCGGCTACGGCGCCGACGACCTGGTGGCCTGGTCGACGCCGTTCGCCGACGACTGGTCCTCGCCCTGGCTGGGCCTGCTGCGCAACACCCTGACCGTGCTGGTCTTCGTCCTCGGCCTGTTCCTGGCCGTGATCACCTTCACCGCCGTGACCCTGCTGGTCGGGCAGCCCTTCTACGAGTCGCTGTCCGAGGAGGTCGAGCGCACCGAGGGCGGCACGGTCCCCGAATCCGGACTGCCGCTCTGGCGGGAGCTGTGGATCTCCGCCCGCGACAGCGTGCGCATCCTGGTGCGGGTCGGGCTGTACGCGATCCTGCTCTTCGCCCTCGGATTCGTGCCCGTGGCCGGGCAGACCGTCGTCCCCGTCCTCGGCTTCTGCGTCACCGGATACTTCCTGGCCGAGGAGCTGACCGCCGTCGCGCTCCAGCGCCGGGGCATGGTGCTGAAGGACCGCCTCGCCCTGCTGCGCGGCCACCGCCTGCGCACCCTCGGCTTCGGCGTACCGCTGGGGCTGGCCTTCATGCTGCCGTTCGTCGCCGTGTTCCTCATGCCCGGGGCCGTCGCGGGGGCGACCCTGCTGGCGCGGAGCCTGGTGGACGACGAGGACACGGACGAGGACCCGGACGGCGCGGGCAAGGGCGAGACGGCCGCCGAGGGCTGA
- a CDS encoding Lrp/AsnC family transcriptional regulator codes for MDRLDREILGVLQEDARISYRDLGVRVGLSANAAADRVRRLRKDGVIRGFTVIVDPAADTRTGLVVFIDVTLRMDTTNETFERAVLTLPGITEVVHVTGGHDYLVRATAADTAALDTLLRRLKREAGVAHSNTRVALRAAPGP; via the coding sequence ATGGATCGTCTGGACAGGGAAATCCTCGGTGTCCTCCAGGAGGACGCCCGGATCTCGTACCGCGACCTGGGCGTACGGGTCGGACTCAGCGCCAACGCGGCGGCCGACCGGGTCCGGCGGCTGCGCAAGGACGGCGTCATCCGCGGCTTCACGGTGATCGTGGACCCGGCCGCCGACACCCGCACCGGGCTCGTCGTCTTCATCGACGTCACCCTGCGGATGGACACCACCAACGAGACGTTCGAACGGGCCGTGCTGACCCTGCCCGGCATCACCGAGGTCGTGCACGTGACGGGCGGCCACGACTATCTCGTACGCGCCACCGCCGCCGACACCGCGGCGCTCGACACCCTCCTGCGCCGCCTCAAGCGCGAGGCGGGCGTCGCGCACTCGAACACCAGGGTCGCCCTGCGGGCCGCGCCGGGCCCGTGA
- a CDS encoding acyl-CoA synthetase, with product MPLLPALQDVSGPAAAREAVRFDDVTLTHSELARVTDALAARLTGADRVAVWATPTAHTVVAVVAALRAGVPAVPLNPKTGERELAHIVADSAPSLVLAAPDDVLPPALAGLARLDVTTAPPDPAPAAALPEPDPESPALVVYTSGTTGPPKGAVLPRRALAASLDALEDAWGWTADDVLVHALPLFHVHGLILGVLGPLRRGGSVRHLGRFSPEGVARELGAGATMLFGVPTMYHRLAEALADPDASAGLAKALAGARLLVSGSAALPVHDHERIAAATGRRVIERYGMTETLMNTGVRADGAPRPGTVGPPLRGVELRLVEEDGTPLTGADAIGEIQVRGPNLFTGYLNRPDATAAALTADGWFRTGDMATLDPDGYVRIVGRKATDLIKSGGYKIGAGEIENALLDHPGVREAAVTGEPDADLGERIVAWVVPADPAAPPTAGELADHVAAQLAPHKRPRTVRYLDALPRNDLGKIMKRALHG from the coding sequence ATGCCACTTCTGCCCGCACTCCAGGACGTGTCCGGTCCGGCAGCCGCCCGCGAGGCCGTCCGGTTCGACGACGTCACCCTCACCCACTCCGAGCTGGCCCGGGTCACCGACGCCCTGGCGGCCCGCCTCACCGGCGCGGACCGGGTCGCCGTCTGGGCCACCCCGACCGCGCACACCGTCGTCGCGGTGGTCGCCGCGCTCCGGGCCGGGGTACCGGCCGTCCCGCTGAACCCGAAGACCGGGGAACGGGAGCTGGCGCACATCGTGGCCGACAGCGCGCCCTCCCTGGTCCTCGCCGCGCCCGACGACGTGCTCCCGCCCGCCCTGGCCGGACTGGCGCGCCTGGACGTCACCACCGCGCCCCCGGACCCCGCGCCCGCCGCCGCCCTCCCGGAACCGGACCCGGAGTCCCCCGCGCTCGTCGTGTACACCTCCGGGACGACCGGCCCGCCGAAGGGCGCCGTCCTCCCCCGCCGGGCGCTCGCCGCGTCGCTGGACGCGCTGGAGGACGCCTGGGGGTGGACCGCTGATGACGTCCTGGTGCACGCGCTCCCCCTGTTCCATGTGCACGGGCTGATCCTCGGCGTCCTGGGCCCCCTGCGCCGGGGCGGCTCGGTGCGCCATCTGGGCCGGTTCTCGCCGGAGGGCGTGGCCCGGGAGCTGGGCGCGGGCGCCACGATGCTGTTCGGCGTACCGACCATGTACCACCGGCTCGCCGAAGCCCTGGCGGACCCGGACGCGTCGGCCGGGCTCGCGAAGGCCCTCGCGGGCGCCCGGCTGCTGGTCTCCGGGTCGGCCGCGCTGCCGGTCCACGACCACGAGCGCATCGCGGCGGCGACCGGGCGCCGGGTCATCGAGCGGTACGGCATGACGGAGACCCTGATGAACACGGGCGTACGGGCCGACGGGGCCCCGCGCCCCGGCACCGTCGGCCCGCCCCTGCGCGGGGTGGAGCTGCGCCTGGTCGAGGAGGACGGCACCCCGCTCACCGGCGCGGACGCGATCGGCGAGATCCAGGTGCGCGGCCCGAACCTGTTCACCGGCTATCTGAACCGGCCCGACGCGACGGCCGCCGCGCTCACCGCCGACGGCTGGTTCCGCACGGGCGACATGGCCACGCTCGACCCGGACGGCTATGTGCGCATCGTCGGCCGCAAGGCCACGGACCTGATCAAGAGCGGCGGCTACAAGATCGGCGCCGGTGAGATCGAGAACGCGCTGCTCGACCACCCCGGTGTGCGGGAGGCGGCGGTCACCGGCGAGCCCGACGCGGACCTGGGCGAGCGGATCGTGGCCTGGGTGGTGCCCGCCGACCCGGCCGCCCCACCGACCGCCGGTGAGCTGGCGGACCATGTCGCCGCCCAGCTGGCCCCGCACAAGCGGCCGCGCACCGTCCGCTACCTGGACGCGCTGCCGCGCAACGACCTGGGCAAGATCATGAAGCGGGCGCTCCATGGCTGA
- a CDS encoding MarR family winged helix-turn-helix transcriptional regulator gives MATSRTDPLTLEVIELIGSVVARYYEEYDQAAAAHSLTGAQARVLGLLSVEPLPMRRIAQKLKCEPSNVTGIVDRLEARGLVERRPDPADRRVKLAAPTERGAATAAQLRDALDFAREPLAGLPAADRTVLRDLLRRMLSA, from the coding sequence ATGGCCACCTCGCGCACAGATCCCCTGACTCTCGAAGTCATCGAGCTCATCGGCAGCGTCGTCGCGCGTTATTACGAGGAGTACGACCAGGCCGCCGCCGCGCACAGCCTCACCGGCGCGCAGGCCCGGGTCCTGGGACTGCTGTCCGTCGAGCCGCTGCCCATGCGCCGGATCGCCCAGAAGCTGAAGTGCGAGCCGTCCAACGTGACCGGGATCGTGGACCGGCTGGAGGCGCGTGGCCTGGTGGAACGGCGGCCCGACCCGGCCGACCGCCGGGTGAAGCTGGCCGCGCCGACCGAGCGGGGCGCGGCGACGGCCGCGCAACTGCGGGACGCGCTGGACTTCGCGCGGGAGCCGCTGGCGGGGCTGCCCGCGGCGGACCGGACGGTGCTGCGGGATCTGCTGCGGCGGATGCTGAGCGCCTGA